The following coding sequences lie in one Glycine max cultivar Williams 82 chromosome 19, Glycine_max_v4.0, whole genome shotgun sequence genomic window:
- the LOC100809142 gene encoding probable carboxylesterase 11 — protein sequence MPSVAVKLYSVFFKFLLKHRLQNRIQGRPEDSDPFGVTTRPDESVAPANPSFSDGVATKDIHIDPLTSLSIRIFLPDSALEPNSQPSSKPEPGSVNHETSSLRAVRRNSYEPAIFSPREEERRNSGGDSGGCGGAYRGYAPSPAGNGRRKKLPVVLQFHGGGWVSGSNDSVANDVFCRRVARLCEAVVVAVGYRLAPENRYPAAFEDGLKVLNWLAKQANLAECTKSMGGRRRLEGQHKHIVETFGASVVEPWLAAHGNPSRCVLLGVSCGANIADYVARKAVETGTLLDPVKVVAQVLMYPFFIGSVPTRSEIKLANSYFYDKAMCMLAWKLFLPEEEFSLDHPAANPLAPGHGPPLKKMPPTLTVVAEHDWMRDRAIAYSEELRKVNVDAPVYEYKDAVHEFATLDVLLKSPQAQVCAEDIAIWVKKYISLRGHEFSY from the exons ATGCCGAGCGTGGCCGTGAAACTCTACAGCGTCTTCTTCAAGTTTCTTTTAAAGCACCGTTTGCAGAACCGGATCCAAGGCCGGCCCGAAGACTCCGACCCGTTCGGCGTCACGACCCGACCCGACGAATCGGTGGCTCCGGCCAACCCGTCATTCTCCGATGGTGTTGCCACTAAAGACATCCACATCGACCCCTTAACATCTCTCTCGATTAGAATTTTCCTTCCAGATTCCGCGCTCGAACCTAATTCCCAACCTAGCTCCAAACCCGAACCTGGATCGGTGAACCACGAAACGTCGTCGTTGCGCGCGGTGAGGCGCAACAGCTATGAGCCGGCAATCTTCTCGCCGCGGGAGGAGGAGCGACGGAACAGCGGCGGCGACAGTGGCGGTTGCGGCGGCGCTTACCGGGGGTACGCGCCGTCGCCGGCGGGGAATGGTCGCCGGAAAAAGTTACCGGTGGTTCTGCAGTTCCACGGTGGCGGGTGGGTGAGCGGGAGCAACGATTCGGTTGCGAACGACGTGTTCTGCCGGCGGGTCGCGAGGCTCTgcgaggcggtggtggtggcggTGGGGTACCGGCTGGCGCCGGAGAATCGGTATCCGGCCGCGTTCGAGGACGGGCTGAAGGTGCTGAATTGGCTGGCGAAGCAGGCAAATTTGGCGGAGTGCACTAAGTCAATGGGGGGGAGGAGGAGGTTGGAGGGTCAGCACAAGCATATTGTGGAAACCTTTGGGGCATCAGTGGTTGAGCCTTGGTTGGCTGCTCATGGAAATCCATCAAG GTGTGTTCTTCTTGGCGTGAGTTGCGGTGCAAATATTGCAGACTATGTGGCTCGAAAAGCTGTAGAAACAGGCACACTTTTGGACCCTGTCAAGGTAGTGGCACAGGTCCTGATGTATCCATTTTTTATTGGAAGTGTGCCTACTCGTTCTGAAATTAAGTTGGCAAACTCTTACTTTTACGACAAGGCAATGTGTATGCTAGCATGGAAACTATTCCTACCTGAGGAAGAGTTTAGCCTAGACCATCCAGCCGCCAATCCCCTAGCCCCAGGTCACGGTCCTCCTTTAAAGAAGATGCCTCCAACATTGACAGTAGTGGCAGAACATGACTGGATGAGGGACCGCGCCATTGCTTATTCAGAGGAGCTTAGGAAGGTGAATGTTGATGCACCTGTTTATGAGTATAAAGATGCAGTCCATGAATTTGCAACACTTGACGTACTTCTCAAAAGCCCTCAGGCCCAGGTTTGTGCCGAGGACATTGCCATCTGGGTCAAGAAATATATTTCGCTTCGAGGTCATGAATTCTCATATTGA
- the LOC100810217 gene encoding glyceraldehyde-3-phosphate dehydrogenase, cytosolic, producing MGQKIKIGINGFGRIGRLVARVAMQNDDVELVAVNDPFITTDYMTYMFKYDTVHGQFKNCEIKVKDSKTLLFGSSSVTVFGIRNPEEIPWGEAGADYVVESTGVFTDQDKAAAHLKGGAKKVIISAPSKDAPMFVVGVNEKEYKSDITVVSNASCTTNCLAPLAKVIHDKFGILEGLMSTVHSMTATQKTVDGPSMKDWRGGRAASCNIIPSSTGAAKAVGKVLPSLNNKLTGMSFRVPTVDVSVVDLTVRLEKGASYDEIKAAIKEASEGSMKGILGYTEDDVVSTDFVGDNRSSIFDAKAGISLNNNFVKLVSWYDNEWGYSTRVVDLIRHMASV from the exons ATGGGCCAAAAGATCAAGATTGGCATCAATG GATTTGGAAGGATTGGCCGTTTGGTGGCCAGGGTGGCAATGCAGAACGATGACGTGGAGCTTGTTGCTGTTAATGATCCTTTCATCACAACTGATTACATG ACTTACATGTTCAAGTATGATACTGTTCATGGGCAATTCAAAAACTGTGAGATTAAGGTTAAGGACAGTAAAACCCTTCTCTTTGGTAGTAGCTCAGTTACTGTTTTTGGAATCAg gaaTCCAGAGGAAATTCCATGGGGTGAGGCTGGAGCTGATTACGTTGTTGAATCCACTGGAGTTTTCACTGATCAAGACAAGGCAGCTGCCCACTTGAAG GGTGGTGCAAAGAAGGTTATTATTTCTGCCCCAAGCAAGGATGCCCCAATGTTTGTTGTTGGTGTCAATGAGAAGGAATATAAGTCTGATATCACTGTCGTTTCTAATGCTAGCTGCACAACTAACTGTCTTGCTCCACTTGCAAAG GTTATACATGACAAATTTGGTATTCTTGAAGGCCTCATGAGCACTGTTCACTCTATGACTG CCACTCAAAAGACTGTTGATGGACCATCAATGAAAGACTGGAGAGGTGGAAGAGCTGCTTCTTGTAACATCATTCCTAGTAGCACTGGAGCTGCTAAG GCTGTTGGTAAGGTGCTGCCATCCCTTAATAATAAGTTGACAGGAATGTCTTTCAGAGTTCCAACTGTAGATGTTTCAGTGGTTGATCTCACTGTCAGACTTGAGAAGGGAGCCAGTTATGATGAGATTAAAGCTGCTATCAA ggAGGCATCGGAGGGAAGTATGAAAGGAATCCTTGGTTACACAGAGGATGATGTTGTGTCTACTGATTTTGTGGGTGACAACAG GTCAAGCATTTTTGATGCAAAGGCTGGAATTTCATTGAACAACAACTTTGTGAAACTTGTCTCTTGGTATGACAATGAGTGGGGCTACAG CACACGTGTGGTTGACTTGATTCGACACATGGCCTCAGTCTAA